A stretch of the Williamwhitmania sp. genome encodes the following:
- a CDS encoding efflux RND transporter periplasmic adaptor subunit — MDKIIEKKGWVTKKQIWYGVFALVILALILKIAFGDKSRKLNVDLDKVTVEEVKQDLFKDYIAVIGTVAPIQTIYLDATESGSRVEEIVRREGSMVKKGDIIARFSNTSLVIDISRTESDASRTTNELRNARLSMQQQLVESQSQLLDQNYKLQQQERAYQRSIELHKKNLISDEEYKRSKEDLDYTMAKIKLLKESIRQDSIYRKTQVVTLENDVTRMQQNLAIVRQRFEGLNLRAPVAGELASLDLEVGQVVSMGTRIGQINVLDSYKLKVEIDEHYISRVTRNLIGVCDFSGTSYKAKITKVYPEVKNGRFTVDMEFVDSIPSDIRIGQTSRIRLELGESNMAILIPRGGFYQSTGGQWIFVVDPSGTVATKRPIRINRQNPLYYEVVEGLKPGEKVIVSSYDTFGDVDKLILKK, encoded by the coding sequence ATGGATAAGATTATTGAAAAAAAGGGTTGGGTTACCAAGAAGCAAATTTGGTATGGTGTATTTGCCCTAGTTATATTAGCGTTAATTCTTAAGATTGCATTTGGTGATAAGAGCCGTAAGCTGAATGTGGACTTGGACAAAGTTACCGTTGAAGAGGTAAAGCAAGATTTGTTTAAGGATTACATCGCTGTAATTGGAACAGTTGCTCCAATTCAGACTATTTATTTGGATGCAACCGAGTCGGGAAGTAGGGTTGAGGAGATTGTTCGGCGTGAAGGCTCAATGGTGAAAAAGGGCGATATCATCGCTCGGTTTAGCAACACTAGCCTTGTTATCGACATTTCGCGAACAGAGTCCGATGCATCTAGAACGACCAATGAACTACGCAATGCCCGCTTAAGTATGCAGCAGCAGTTGGTTGAGTCTCAAAGCCAGCTGCTAGATCAAAATTATAAACTTCAACAGCAGGAGCGTGCCTATCAACGTAGCATAGAACTGCATAAGAAAAACCTGATTTCTGATGAGGAATATAAAAGATCGAAGGAAGATTTAGACTATACAATGGCTAAGATAAAGTTGCTGAAGGAGAGCATACGGCAGGATTCAATATACAGAAAAACTCAGGTTGTTACATTGGAGAACGATGTTACTAGGATGCAGCAAAATTTAGCTATCGTTCGGCAGCGATTCGAAGGGTTGAATTTAAGGGCACCCGTGGCCGGTGAGCTAGCCTCACTGGATTTGGAGGTTGGCCAGGTAGTAAGTATGGGGACTCGAATTGGTCAGATTAACGTTTTGGATTCCTATAAATTGAAGGTTGAAATTGACGAACATTATATCTCTCGTGTAACGCGCAATCTTATTGGGGTGTGCGATTTCTCGGGTACCTCTTACAAGGCCAAAATAACCAAGGTCTATCCGGAGGTAAAGAATGGGCGATTTACTGTAGATATGGAATTTGTAGACTCCATTCCTTCTGATATTCGAATTGGGCAAACTTCAAGAATTCGTTTGGAACTTGGCGAGTCGAACATGGCTATACTTATTCCTCGCGGTGGATTTTACCAAAGTACTGGTGGACAGTGGATATTTGTAGTTGATCCCTCCGGAACCGTTGCAACCAAAAGACCAATAAGAATTAATCGTCAGAACCCATTGTACTATGAGGTTGTGGAAGGGTTGAAGCCAGGGGAGAAGGTGATAGTATCCAGCTACGATACTTTTGGCGACGTTGACAAGCTAATTCTCAAAAAATAA